The Musa acuminata AAA Group cultivar baxijiao chromosome BXJ2-5, Cavendish_Baxijiao_AAA, whole genome shotgun sequence genomic interval TCTCTTTCAGTGGCCGACGCAAAAACGTCTTTCACTAAATCGACCGCCTCCATCTCCAACAAAGGTGTGACAGCATCCTGTTTAATTACGTGAGGGTTATGATACCAACGAGGATTCCCACAGTGAATTctgaattaaaatttattaaccAATATGTTTATACCTTGGCGGGTAATAGCAGAGGACTTGGAGATTTTAGCTGGTTGTCCAAAACAGGTATGATGAGTCCTGCACCTGTACCTTGGGCACTGTACCCAACCCTTTCGTATGATCCAACAGCATCATATGTGAAGACACAGCCCTTTCCTGAACCAAAGATCAAATGTTACGATCATATCTGCTGTGTTCAAGTACAGGTTTTAAGGACTAAATTTTGGACTAAGCATCCATGAGGATTCATACCATCACTATCAAGTCCACCTAGGATGTTGAAAGTGAAATATGGGAAAAACCGCTTGTAGTAAAGGGTGTTTGACAGGAGCTGAGCCATGGCTGGGCAGCTCATCTGCTTGTTGTGCTGATGTTGATAGATCTGCAGTATTAGAAACATCAAGTAAGGGAATCATGCTGCAGCAAATGTATTAGATTCCCAAACCATTTCTACTACAGAAATCATCCTAACCACAGATGCCATCATGGACAATTGATCGCATACTTCCATGCAGGTGAACATAGATATTTCCGTCAATTTAGAATTCAGTTTGCCCGTTCAACCATAATAATATGAACTACAAGCATTGGCGTATTCTTCGGTAACCTTTCccaattcaatttttaactttagGAAGACAGAGAAAGAAACATTTTGCAATATTTTAGACGAAGATTATGACATTAATCATGACGATTGTCCATCTCTAGCCAATTATCTAA includes:
- the LOC103972744 gene encoding proteasome subunit beta type-1-like; protein product: MALRGNWMYENNGGTCVAIAGADYCVIAADTRLSVGYSIYTRDYSKICKLADKCVMASSGFQGDLKALQKNLAAKHLIYQHQHNKQMSCPAMAQLLSNTLYYKRFFPYFTFNILGGLDSDGKGCVFTYDAVGSYERVGYSAQGTGAGLIIPVLDNQLKSPSPLLLPAKDAVTPLLEMEAVDLVKDVFASATERDIYTGDKVEILVINASGIRQELMELRKD